One Archocentrus centrarchus isolate MPI-CPG fArcCen1 chromosome 10, fArcCen1, whole genome shotgun sequence genomic region harbors:
- the selenot2 gene encoding selenoprotein T2 isoform X2, which produces MAEYGHTGLFTALLLFTALTLRDIYLGRSSTQGGHQPPDDPAVLPNTEPGKPAKALLYSSPVLRFQYCISUGYSKVFQEYSQAISQVYPDIHIQGENYPPTPFSRCVAQLISYLKLLSILLIISGQNPFLLLGLHTPLAWTWSQNNKIFSCLMAFFLCNMMETHFLSTGAFEVTLNDVPLWSKLQSGYVPNIQEMFQILDNHLKMNQVDHTTFTST; this is translated from the exons ATGGCCGAGTACGGCCACACCGGGCTCTTTACTGCTCTGCTCCTCTTCACAGCGCTCACGCTCCGAGACATTTATCTCGGAAGATCGAGCACGCAGGGTGGACACCAACCGCCCGACGACCCGGCCGTCTTGCCGAACACGGAACCCGGGAAGCCCGCCAAGGCGCTGCTGTACAGCAGCCCTGTGCTGCGGTTCCAGTACTG TATCTCCTGAGGCTACAGTAAAGTCTTCCAGGAGTACTCTCAGGCCATCAGCCAGGTGTACCCGGACATCCACATCCAGGGAGAAaactacccccccacccccttcagcAG GTGTGTGGCTCAGCTGATCTCATATTTGAAGCTTCTCTCCATCCTGCTGATCATCAGTGGTCAGaaccccttcctcctcctcggcctCCACACCCCGCTGGCCTGGACCTGGAGTCAGAACAACAAG ATCTTCTCTTGCCTCatggccttcttcctctgtaACATGATGGAGACTCACTTCCTGTCCACCGGCGCCTTTGAGGTCACACTGAATG ATGTTCCCCTGTGGTCGAAGCTTCAGTCTGGTTACGTCCCAAACATCCAAGAAATGTTTCAGATACTCGATAACCACCTGAAGATGAACCAGGTGGATCACACAACCTTCACCTCCACTTAG
- the selenot2 gene encoding selenoprotein T2 isoform X1: MAEYGHTGLFTALLLFTALTLRDIYLGRSSTQGGHQPPDDPAVLPNTEPGKPAKALLYSSPVLRFQYWCASLSISUGYSKVFQEYSQAISQVYPDIHIQGENYPPTPFSRCVAQLISYLKLLSILLIISGQNPFLLLGLHTPLAWTWSQNNKIFSCLMAFFLCNMMETHFLSTGAFEVTLNDVPLWSKLQSGYVPNIQEMFQILDNHLKMNQVDHTTFTST; encoded by the exons ATGGCCGAGTACGGCCACACCGGGCTCTTTACTGCTCTGCTCCTCTTCACAGCGCTCACGCTCCGAGACATTTATCTCGGAAGATCGAGCACGCAGGGTGGACACCAACCGCCCGACGACCCGGCCGTCTTGCCGAACACGGAACCCGGGAAGCCCGCCAAGGCGCTGCTGTACAGCAGCCCTGTGCTGCGGTTCCAGTACTG GTGTGCTTCTCTCAGTATCTCCTGAGGCTACAGTAAAGTCTTCCAGGAGTACTCTCAGGCCATCAGCCAGGTGTACCCGGACATCCACATCCAGGGAGAAaactacccccccacccccttcagcAG GTGTGTGGCTCAGCTGATCTCATATTTGAAGCTTCTCTCCATCCTGCTGATCATCAGTGGTCAGaaccccttcctcctcctcggcctCCACACCCCGCTGGCCTGGACCTGGAGTCAGAACAACAAG ATCTTCTCTTGCCTCatggccttcttcctctgtaACATGATGGAGACTCACTTCCTGTCCACCGGCGCCTTTGAGGTCACACTGAATG ATGTTCCCCTGTGGTCGAAGCTTCAGTCTGGTTACGTCCCAAACATCCAAGAAATGTTTCAGATACTCGATAACCACCTGAAGATGAACCAGGTGGATCACACAACCTTCACCTCCACTTAG
- the igfbp7 gene encoding insulin-like growth factor-binding protein 7, which translates to MKSFCLLSLILPVLSVQFSAPAGCGPCDLAQCAPLPVEGCAASSLLDSCGCCTVCAAAEGELCGGRRAAARRCGSGLECVRSSENKKNKMGLCVCKSKYEVCGTDGVTYRNSCALKTASLRAQTEAKEPINMQNKGRCASAPLIVTPPGEVYNVSGSQVYLSCEVVGVPTPVLTWKKVLSGKKMELLPGDRDNLAIQTRGGPEKHEVTGWVLISPLTKEEEGSYECHAMNAKGEASAVGAIHVVESIDDITVRKVTKEDEL; encoded by the exons ATGAAGTCTTTCTGCCTCCTCTCTCTGATCCTCCCGGTCCTCTCGGTCCAGTTCTCTGCCCCTGCGGGTTGTGGACCCTGTGACCTGGCTCAGTGTGCTCCTCTCCCGGTGGAGGGCTGTGCTGCCAGCTCTCTGCTGGACTCCTGTGGATGCTGCACCGTCTGCGCTGCTGCAGAAGGTGAGCTGTGTGGAGGCCGCCGGGCTGCAGCTCGCCGCTGCGGCTCTGGTCTGGAGTGCGTGAGAAGCAGCGAGAACAAGAAGAACAAGATGGGACTCTGTGTCTGCAAGAGCAAGTATGAGGTCTGCGGGACGGATGGTGTGACCTACAGGAACAGCTGTGCACTGAAGACTGCCAGCCTGAGAGCCCAGACTGAGGCCAAAGAACCCATTAACATGCAGAACAAAGGTCGCTGCGCTTCAG ctcCGCTCATTGTTACTCCTCCAGGTGAAGTGTACAATGTGAGTGGCTCTCAGGTGTACCTGAGCTGTGAGGTGGTGGGTGTGCCCACACCTGTCCTGACCTGGAAGAAG GTCCTCAGTGGGAAGAAGATGGAGCTTCTTCCCGGAGACCGTGACAATCTGGCAATCCAGACTCGAGGAGGACCGGAGAAACACGAAGTGACCGGCTGGGTGCTG ATCTCGCCTCtgaccaaagaagaagaaggatcaTATGAGTGTCACGCCATGAATGCCAAAGGAGAAGCTTCAGCCGTTGGAGCAATTCATGTGGTTGAATCAATTGATGACATCACTGTCAGGAAAG TGACGAAGGAAGACgagctgtga
- the cox18 gene encoding cytochrome c oxidase assembly protein COX18, mitochondrial, producing the protein MLSAGGSVRTLRLPVRGLCSALILRKSPPSVLTCPAALYLRRPGGGTHLLGVRVLSSVSGGDAAGGWYGSLSDSAPVHLCEQLLVSVQQVSGFPWWLSIGVATLSVRTLITLPLAAYQLVIISKVEALQVEISKLAKRLHYEVSVRTKERGWTERQSRFQFKKNLRRIVSQLYVRDNCHPFKASLLVWVQLPLWISLSLALRNLSLDQSDLQGELATGGALWFPDLTIPDSTWILPVCLGLTNLLIVEVFSLQRVSASQTQRLVLNAIRGFSLLMIPIAATVPSSMALYWFASSLVGFSHNLLLRSPSVHRLLRLPTPRSASPYRDLLSAFIARYYK; encoded by the exons ATGTTGAGTGCGGGTGGGTCCGTGAGGACCCTCAGGCTTCCTGTACGAGGACTCTGTTCAGCTCTGATCCTCAGGAAGTCACCTCCATCTGTCCTCACCTGCCCTGCTGCCCTCTACCTTCGTAGACCAGGAGGGGGCACCCATCTGTTAGGTGTGCGGGTCTTGTCAAGTGTGAGTGGTGGCGATGCTGCGGGTGGATGGTACGGCAGCCTGTCGGACTCAGCACCGGTTCACCTGTGTGAACAGCTCCTGGTGAGCGTACAGCAGGTGAGTGGGTTTCCATGGTGGCTGAGCATCGGCGTGGCGACACTGTCAGTGAGGACGCTCATCACCCTGCCGCTCGCTGCCTACCAGCTGGTCATTATCTCCAAG GTGGAGGCACTCCAGGTGGAAATCTCCAAGCTGGCCAAGAGGCTCCATTATGAAGTTTCAGTTCGCACGAAAGAGAGAGGctggacagagagacagagccG GTTCCAGTTCAAGAAGAACCTGCGGCGGATCGTTTCTCAGCTCTACGTCAGGGATAACTGTCATCCCTTCAAAGCCAGTCTGCTGGTCTGGGTTCAGCTGCCGCTCTGGATCAGTCTCTCTCTGGCCCTCCGAAATCTCAGCCTGGATCAATCTG ACCTGCAGGGGGAGCTAGCAACAGGAGGTGCTCTGTGGTTTCCTGACCTCACCATACCAGACTCCACCTGGATCCTACCTGTCTGTCTGGGACTCACCAACCTGCTGATCGTGGAG GTATTTTCTTTGCAGAGAGTCTCAGCATCTCAAACCCAGCGGCTGGTGCTGAACGCCATCAGAGGATTTTCTCTGCTTATGATCCCCATCGCTGCCACGGTCCCCTCT TCAATGGCTCTGTACTGGTTTGCTTCCAGTCTGGTGGGATTCAGCCACAACCTCCTCCTTCGCTCTCCTTCAGTCCACCGACTCCTTCGGCTGCCGACGCCTCGCTCGGCGTCTCCGTACAGAGACCTGCTGTCCGCCTTCATCGCCAGATACTACAAATGA